In Carettochelys insculpta isolate YL-2023 chromosome 11, ASM3395843v1, whole genome shotgun sequence, a genomic segment contains:
- the CISH gene encoding cytokine-inducible SH2-containing protein, translating into MLFSWSWSDMILCVQGPHPLLAEEKIRRQSLRGIAVDLSERIMQPRPITVFQGEAAPAFVAPAPENNLPPMRDPEEDLLCIAKTFSYLRESGWYWGSITASEAKQHLQKMPEGTFLVRDSTHPSYLFTLSVKTNRGPTNVRIEYTDSKFRLDSNCLSKPRILAFPDVVSLIQHYVTSCTTENKNEAPYPPPSPLSPMQKEMVAAAVHLKLIRPLGRKDSAPSLQHLCRLRINKLTMKVDQLPLPRRMGDYLKQYPFQL; encoded by the exons ATGCTTTTTTCTTGGTCCTGGAGTGACATGATCCTTTGTGTTCAGGG ACCCCATCCTttgctggcagaggagaagatCAGGAGACAGTCACTAAGAGGCATTGCAGTGGATTTGTCAGAGAGGATCATGCAGCCTCGCCCCATTACAGTCTTCCAGGGAGAAGCTGCTCCTGCTTTTGTGGCGCCTGCTCCTGAGAATAACCTGCCTCCGATGCGAGACCCCGAAGAAGACCTGCTATGCATTGCAAAAACCTTCTCCTACCTGCGAGAATCAG GCTGGTATTGGGGATCTATCACGGCCAGCGAGGCCAAGCAGCATCTTCAGAAGATGCCTGAGGGTACCTTCCTGGTACGAGATAGCACGCACCCTAGCTACCTATTCACTCTCTCAGTCAAGACCAACCGGGGTCCCACCAACGTGCGCATTGAATACACCGACAGCAAGTTCCGGCTCGACTCGAACTGCCTGTCCAAACCCCGCATCCTGGCCTTCCCAGATGTGGTCAGCCTTATCCAGCACTATGTCACGTCCTGCACCACGGAGAACAAGAACGAGGCTCCTTACCCACCGCCCTCGCCCCTGTCCCCTATGCAAAAGGAGATGGTGGCAGCGGCCGTACACTTGAAGCTGATACGGCCTCTCGGCCGCAAGGACAGTGCCCCGAGCCTACAGCACCTATGCCGGCTACGGATCAACAAGTTGACAATGAAGGTggaccagctgcccctgcccaggaggatGGGGGACTATTTGAAACAAtaccccttccagctctaa